In Streptomyces violaceusniger Tu 4113, one DNA window encodes the following:
- a CDS encoding DUF7144 family membrane protein has protein sequence MASHAGGVHTGVAPGHAHRAVSGWLVFAAVMMIFSGLMNLLQGISAIRTDQVFLVTQSYIFQFDLAGWGWVHFGVGIALLLAGFAVFTGAMWARVAGVALAGLALVANFLWLPYFPVWATVLLIVDALVIWSLCAGPSRGGAGGRGEVGRTA, from the coding sequence ATGGCCAGTCACGCCGGTGGAGTTCATACAGGGGTCGCCCCGGGCCACGCGCACCGGGCGGTGAGCGGATGGCTCGTCTTCGCGGCGGTCATGATGATCTTCAGTGGGCTGATGAACCTGCTCCAGGGCATCTCGGCCATCCGGACCGACCAGGTGTTCCTGGTCACGCAGAGCTATATCTTCCAGTTCGACCTCGCCGGATGGGGATGGGTCCACTTCGGCGTCGGAATCGCCCTCCTGCTCGCCGGGTTCGCGGTGTTCACCGGTGCGATGTGGGCCCGGGTCGCGGGGGTGGCGCTGGCCGGGCTCGCGCTGGTCGCCAACTTCCTGTGGCTGCCGTACTTCCCGGTCTGGGCCACCGTGCTGCTCATCGTCGACGCCCTCGTCATCTGGTCGCTGTGCGCCGGGCCGAGCCGTGGCGGCGCGGGAGGACGCGGCGAGGTGGGACGTACCGCCTGA
- a CDS encoding sensor histidine kinase, whose translation MSAHISSHPHKGPSVTRGALTVPLLAAVVAGGAGLWVTTAVPSAQRASVAVFCSVAAVLLGVALAVATNRSRTIGRLQERVTELETTAAAKEIEATRLAEETIPSAVRRLREGGSAETVITRMERPTSRAHQQLLRVLLREIGDGERMRASAMAACANAAGRVQALATSMLADLREMENRHDETVLGDLLKLDHTTAQAGRIADSIAVLTGARSGRRWTKPIVMESVLRGAIGRISAFQRVRVHSASNAAVAGYAAEGVMHALAELMDNAASFSPPTEEVHVYVEETHAGVVVTIEDGGLVMGPAALDRAQKSVSSESLDLMSLSGTRLGLAVVGCLARKHGLTVSFRPSARGGTGVIVLIPQQLITHVNQDAVVLDTPGSVRSGVPRQASAQAVGSTATTTAAPAATAPAPATSPSPSLSPSPSSAPEPAAPEPAAQPSRPVNGLPKRRRGETLAAATRSAAQAAEAEPKAKTSRPRPEEAGARFGAFRQAARRGSATGAPCDTEPSVSADHNETAESAAEPAESAEPAENDKP comes from the coding sequence ATGTCAGCACACATATCCAGCCATCCGCACAAAGGGCCCTCGGTGACACGTGGGGCCCTGACCGTCCCCCTGCTGGCAGCCGTCGTCGCCGGTGGAGCGGGACTGTGGGTGACCACCGCCGTGCCGTCCGCCCAGCGCGCCTCCGTCGCCGTCTTCTGCTCAGTGGCGGCCGTGCTGCTGGGGGTGGCGCTCGCGGTCGCCACCAACCGCTCGCGGACCATCGGCCGTCTCCAGGAGCGGGTCACGGAGCTGGAGACCACGGCCGCCGCCAAGGAGATCGAGGCCACCCGGCTCGCCGAGGAAACGATTCCGTCCGCGGTGCGGAGACTGCGCGAGGGCGGCTCGGCGGAAACCGTGATCACCCGCATGGAGCGCCCCACCAGCCGGGCCCATCAGCAGCTCCTGCGGGTGTTGCTGCGCGAGATCGGCGACGGTGAGCGGATGCGCGCCTCCGCGATGGCCGCGTGCGCCAACGCCGCGGGCCGCGTCCAGGCGCTGGCCACCAGCATGCTGGCCGATCTGCGGGAAATGGAGAACCGCCACGACGAGACCGTCCTCGGCGATCTGCTGAAGTTGGACCACACCACTGCCCAGGCGGGCCGGATCGCGGACAGTATCGCGGTGCTGACCGGTGCGCGCTCCGGGCGCCGCTGGACCAAGCCGATCGTCATGGAGTCCGTGCTGCGCGGCGCGATCGGCCGGATCAGCGCCTTCCAGCGGGTACGGGTCCACTCGGCCAGCAACGCCGCGGTGGCCGGTTACGCGGCCGAGGGCGTCATGCACGCCCTCGCCGAACTGATGGACAACGCCGCCAGCTTCTCGCCTCCCACCGAGGAGGTGCATGTGTACGTCGAGGAGACGCACGCGGGCGTCGTGGTGACCATCGAGGACGGCGGACTCGTGATGGGCCCGGCCGCCCTGGACCGCGCCCAGAAGTCCGTCTCCTCCGAGAGCCTGGACCTGATGAGCCTGTCCGGCACCCGGCTGGGCCTGGCGGTCGTCGGCTGTCTGGCCCGTAAGCACGGGCTGACCGTCTCCTTCCGGCCGTCCGCGCGGGGCGGCACCGGCGTGATCGTCCTGATCCCGCAGCAGTTGATCACGCACGTCAACCAGGACGCGGTCGTTCTCGACACACCGGGCTCCGTCCGCTCCGGGGTCCCCCGGCAGGCGTCCGCCCAGGCCGTCGGGTCCACGGCCACCACCACCGCGGCGCCCGCCGCGACGGCCCCCGCACCCGCCACCTCGCCGTCCCCTTCGCTGTCCCCTTCGCCGTCGTCCGCGCCGGAGCCCGCCGCGCCGGAGCCCGCCGCGCAGCCCTCACGGCCCGTCAACGGACTGCCCAAGCGGCGCCGTGGCGAGACGCTGGCCGCCGCCACCCGGTCGGCCGCCCAGGCGGCCGAGGCGGAACCCAAGGCCAAGACCAGCCGTCCACGACCCGAGGAAGCCGGAGCCCGCTTCGGCGCCTTCCGCCAGGCGGCCCGCCGTGGTTCCGCCACCGGTGCTCCGTGTGACACCGAGCCTTCGGTATCCGCAGATCACAACGAGACCGCCGAGTCCGCCGCCGAGCCTGCCGAGTCCGCCGAGCCTGCCGAGAACGACAAGCCGTGA
- the ligD gene encoding non-homologous end-joining DNA ligase, with amino-acid sequence MSEKRTDARNVRAGSRTVRISRPEKVLFPDDGITKWDLVAYYRSVSRRIIPQLRGRPLMMERHPDGIGGKPLMQKNAPDYFPDWVRRAVLPKEGGEVTHVVCDDTATLLYLADQACVTPHRWLSRADRPDHPDRLVFDLDPPPAEESAFEEVRWTARRCCGLLGELGLPGLLMTTGSHGLHVIVPLDRRADFDTVRSFARDAAELLAARHPDRLTTEPRKAKRRGRLYLDIRRNAYAQTAVAPYAVRARPGAPVATPIDAAELDDPALSADRWTLRTVGERLADDPWARTDTRGRSLRAPRERLRRLAEGEG; translated from the coding sequence ATGAGCGAGAAGCGGACCGATGCGCGAAACGTCAGGGCCGGGAGCCGCACCGTACGGATCAGCCGCCCGGAAAAGGTGCTCTTCCCCGACGACGGGATCACGAAGTGGGATCTCGTCGCGTACTACCGCTCGGTCTCCCGGCGCATCATTCCGCAGTTGCGCGGCCGCCCTTTGATGATGGAACGCCATCCGGACGGAATCGGCGGCAAGCCGCTGATGCAGAAGAACGCCCCCGACTACTTTCCGGACTGGGTGCGCCGCGCCGTACTGCCCAAAGAGGGCGGCGAGGTCACTCATGTGGTCTGCGACGACACCGCGACCCTCCTCTACCTCGCCGACCAGGCGTGCGTCACCCCGCACCGCTGGCTCTCCCGCGCCGACCGGCCCGACCACCCCGACCGGCTGGTCTTCGACCTCGATCCGCCCCCGGCGGAGGAGTCCGCATTCGAGGAGGTGCGCTGGACGGCCCGGCGCTGCTGCGGGCTGCTCGGCGAGCTCGGGCTGCCGGGGCTGCTGATGACCACCGGCTCCCACGGACTGCATGTCATCGTCCCGCTGGACCGCCGCGCCGACTTCGACACCGTACGGTCCTTCGCGCGCGATGCCGCCGAGCTGCTGGCCGCCCGCCACCCCGACCGGCTCACCACCGAGCCGCGCAAGGCGAAGCGGCGCGGTCGGCTCTATCTGGACATCCGGCGCAACGCCTACGCCCAGACCGCCGTCGCCCCGTACGCGGTGCGCGCCCGCCCCGGAGCCCCCGTCGCCACGCCCATCGACGCGGCTGAGCTGGACGACCCGGCGCTGAGCGCCGACCGCTGGACGCTGCGGACCGTCGGCGAGCGGCTCGCGGACGACCCCTGGGCCCGTACGGACACCAGGGGCCGTTCCCTGCGCGCCCCCCGCGAGCGGCTGCGGCGGCTCGCGGAGGGCGAAGGCTAG
- a CDS encoding SpoIIE family protein phosphatase: MIPGRRPRSRRRERPEVAGRRFRSWLSVRSVAGQVFVLQLVIVLLLGAAATIALVLQVRHDATDEARGRSVAVAEAFANSPGIVQALHSRNPTKVLQPRAEAARKKSGLDFVVVVTPKGIRLTHPKPNRIGKHFIGAIGRPLRGHTITESRPGTLGPAMQAVAPIFDSHHRVVGLVGAGITIQKVSGLANRQLPLLVGAVSASLVLATGGTALVSRRLRRQTRGLDPVEMTRMYEHHDAVLHSVREGVLIVGGDGRLVLANDEARRLLDLPPRPEGRLVDDLGLEPHVADVLAAGRDVTDEVLVAGDRLLAINNRLTDRDGGPPGSVATLRDSTELRALSGRADVAQKRLKLLYDASVEIGTTLDVARTAEELAQVAVDRFADFVTVDLAEPVARGDEPLAVGGVEMRREAVHGIRPGQSHPFYPVGRVFSFVPTSPQAFGLSRGEPVVEADLTESPGWQAQDPERTAKIIEYGVRSLVTVPLRARGVLLGVVSFWRMKQREPFEEEEVSLAEELAAHAAVCIDNARRYTREHTMAVTLQHSLLPRALPEQNALDVAFRYLPAESGVGGDWFDVIPLPGARVALVVGDVVGHGLHAAATMGRLRTAVHNFSTLDLPPDEILSHLDDLIARIDQDEGPGGPDGDGGGGEGITGATCLYAIYDPVTRRCTMARAGHPPPALVRPDGSVEFLDLPAGPPLGLGGLPFETAEVQLAEGSNLVLYTDGLIEDRRREIDTGLEMLRDALSHPDRTPEEICTEVLDALLPSNPSDDIALIAARTRVVGGDRVASWDVPSDPAAVAGVRAEVMRKLAEWGLDEAAFTAELVLSELITNAIRHATGPIRVQLLRDKALICEVSDTSSTSPHLRYAATTDEGGRGLFLVAQFAERWGTRYTSDGKVIWAELAIP, translated from the coding sequence ATGATCCCCGGTCGGCGCCCACGGAGTCGGCGCCGGGAGCGCCCGGAGGTGGCGGGCCGGCGCTTTCGATCGTGGCTGAGCGTCCGCAGCGTCGCCGGCCAGGTCTTCGTCCTCCAACTCGTGATCGTGCTGCTCCTCGGCGCGGCGGCGACCATCGCCCTGGTGCTCCAGGTGCGGCACGACGCCACCGACGAGGCCCGCGGCCGGTCCGTCGCGGTCGCCGAGGCCTTCGCCAACTCCCCCGGCATCGTCCAGGCCCTGCACAGCCGCAACCCGACCAAGGTGCTCCAGCCGAGAGCCGAGGCCGCCCGGAAGAAATCCGGGCTCGACTTCGTCGTGGTCGTGACCCCGAAGGGCATCCGGCTCACCCACCCCAAGCCCAATCGGATCGGCAAGCACTTCATCGGCGCCATCGGCCGCCCGCTGCGGGGGCACACCATCACCGAGAGCCGCCCCGGGACCCTCGGCCCGGCGATGCAGGCGGTTGCCCCGATCTTCGACAGCCATCACAGGGTCGTCGGCCTGGTGGGCGCGGGGATCACGATCCAGAAGGTGAGCGGGCTCGCCAACCGCCAGCTCCCGCTGCTCGTCGGCGCCGTCTCCGCCTCCCTCGTCCTCGCCACCGGCGGCACCGCCCTGGTGAGCAGGCGGCTGCGGCGGCAGACCCGCGGCCTGGACCCGGTGGAGATGACGCGGATGTACGAGCACCATGACGCGGTGCTGCACTCGGTGCGCGAGGGCGTGCTGATCGTCGGCGGCGACGGGCGGCTGGTGCTCGCCAACGACGAGGCGCGCCGGCTGCTCGATCTGCCGCCGCGGCCGGAGGGGCGGCTGGTCGACGATCTGGGCCTGGAGCCCCATGTCGCCGACGTCCTGGCCGCCGGGCGCGATGTCACCGACGAGGTGCTGGTGGCCGGTGACCGGCTGCTGGCCATCAACAACCGGCTGACCGACCGCGACGGCGGCCCGCCCGGCAGCGTCGCCACCTTGCGCGACTCCACCGAACTGCGCGCCCTCTCCGGCCGCGCCGACGTGGCCCAGAAGCGGCTCAAGCTGCTGTACGACGCGAGCGTGGAGATCGGCACCACGCTCGATGTGGCCCGGACCGCCGAGGAGCTGGCGCAGGTGGCGGTGGACCGCTTCGCCGACTTCGTCACGGTCGACCTGGCGGAGCCCGTGGCGCGCGGCGATGAGCCGCTGGCGGTCGGGGGTGTCGAGATGCGCCGGGAGGCGGTCCACGGGATCCGGCCCGGCCAGAGCCACCCCTTCTATCCGGTCGGCCGGGTGTTCTCGTTCGTCCCGACCTCGCCCCAGGCGTTCGGGCTGAGCAGGGGGGAGCCGGTCGTCGAGGCCGATCTCACCGAGTCCCCCGGCTGGCAGGCGCAGGACCCCGAGCGGACCGCCAAGATCATCGAATACGGCGTCCGGTCGCTGGTCACCGTGCCGCTGCGGGCCCGGGGCGTGCTGCTGGGCGTGGTCAGCTTCTGGCGGATGAAGCAGCGCGAGCCCTTCGAAGAGGAAGAGGTGTCCCTCGCCGAGGAGCTCGCCGCGCATGCCGCGGTCTGTATCGACAACGCCCGCCGCTACACCCGCGAACACACGATGGCGGTCACCCTGCAGCACAGCCTGCTGCCCCGAGCCCTGCCGGAGCAGAACGCGCTGGATGTGGCCTTCCGCTATCTGCCGGCCGAGTCGGGGGTCGGGGGCGACTGGTTCGACGTCATCCCGTTGCCCGGAGCGCGGGTGGCGCTGGTGGTGGGCGATGTGGTGGGGCATGGTCTGCATGCGGCGGCGACGATGGGGCGGCTGCGGACGGCGGTGCACAACTTCTCCACGCTCGATCTCCCGCCCGATGAGATCCTGTCCCATCTCGACGATCTGATCGCCCGGATCGACCAGGACGAGGGCCCTGGCGGGCCGGATGGCGACGGCGGTGGGGGTGAGGGGATCACCGGGGCGACGTGTCTGTACGCGATCTACGATCCGGTGACGCGGCGGTGCACGATGGCGCGGGCCGGTCATCCGCCGCCCGCGCTGGTGCGTCCGGACGGCTCCGTGGAGTTCCTCGATCTCCCGGCCGGGCCGCCGCTGGGCCTGGGCGGGCTGCCGTTCGAGACCGCCGAGGTGCAACTGGCCGAGGGCAGCAATCTCGTCCTCTATACCGACGGGCTCATCGAGGACCGCCGCCGGGAGATCGACACCGGTCTTGAGATGCTGCGCGACGCCCTGTCCCACCCCGACCGGACGCCCGAGGAGATCTGCACCGAGGTGCTGGACGCGCTGCTGCCCAGCAACCCGAGCGATGACATCGCCCTGATCGCCGCCCGTACCCGGGTCGTCGGCGGCGACCGGGTGGCCTCCTGGGACGTGCCGTCCGACCCCGCCGCCGTGGCCGGGGTGCGAGCCGAGGTGATGCGGAAGCTGGCGGAGTGGGGGCTGGACGAGGCGGCGTTCACCGCCGAGCTGGTGCTCAGCGAACTGATCACCAACGCCATCCGCCACGCCACCGGCCCGATCCGGGTGCAGTTGCTCCGCGACAAGGCCCTGATCTGCGAGGTCTCCGACACCAGCAGCACCTCCCCGCATCTGCGGTACGCGGCGACGACGGACGAGGGCGGCCGGGGGCTCTTCCTGGTCGCCCAGTTCGCCGAGCGCTGGGGCACCCGCTACACCTCGGACGGCAAGGTCATCTGGGCCGAGCTGGCGATTCCGTGA
- a CDS encoding LysR family transcriptional regulator, with the protein MDTTMDQLRTLIMVHEAGTALGAARILGREQSSVQKQIDTMNRNFRELCGEPLILKQGRGKDVLFTGTGEALVELARGTLGEWLDGIHESRRRLGKTLVVGTTRFTLSYLAGAGERVSEEFRQRAIDLKVGHVRTRDVLAKLRAKDVDLVCGSVVTRPEGDDELAAFDVMEWRRSGVSLLTNLSEAELPGPTAPSSALRSLPLVVSASGLMAGVLHTWFGGDYRNKLRIAAEIDTVNYGFELLRSGLLRGCMLVTKGVADAAGDPRVAYGRGLRAVELVNDTGPRLEVLLGAFTRRGERASYDAGHPLNLLWDALAQENARWQREQRWPTAGLEPDPFELANSYNPSES; encoded by the coding sequence ATGGACACCACGATGGACCAGTTGCGCACCCTGATCATGGTCCATGAGGCCGGTACCGCACTGGGCGCCGCACGGATTCTGGGCCGTGAACAGTCCAGTGTGCAAAAGCAGATCGACACCATGAACCGGAACTTTCGCGAGCTTTGCGGCGAACCCCTCATACTCAAGCAGGGGCGCGGCAAGGACGTGCTGTTCACCGGCACCGGAGAAGCCCTGGTCGAATTGGCGCGCGGAACTCTCGGCGAGTGGCTGGACGGCATCCATGAGTCACGGCGCCGCCTGGGGAAAACCCTGGTGGTGGGCACCACCCGATTTACCCTCAGCTATCTGGCGGGCGCCGGGGAGCGGGTGTCCGAGGAGTTCCGGCAGCGCGCCATCGACCTCAAGGTGGGCCATGTGCGCACCCGGGACGTACTGGCCAAGCTGCGCGCCAAGGATGTCGACCTGGTGTGCGGCTCCGTGGTGACCCGGCCCGAGGGCGACGATGAACTCGCCGCCTTCGATGTGATGGAGTGGCGCCGCAGCGGGGTCTCGCTGCTGACCAATCTGTCCGAGGCCGAGCTGCCCGGTCCCACCGCCCCGAGCAGCGCGCTGCGCTCCCTGCCGCTGGTGGTCTCGGCCAGCGGGCTGATGGCCGGGGTGCTGCACACCTGGTTCGGCGGCGACTACCGCAACAAGCTGCGCATCGCCGCCGAGATCGACACCGTCAACTACGGTTTCGAGCTGCTGCGCTCCGGTCTGCTGCGCGGCTGCATGCTGGTCACGAAGGGGGTGGCGGACGCGGCGGGCGATCCGCGGGTGGCGTACGGACGCGGGCTGCGCGCGGTCGAGCTGGTCAATGACACCGGGCCCCGGCTGGAGGTGCTGCTGGGCGCCTTCACCCGGCGCGGTGAGCGCGCGTCCTATGACGCGGGCCATCCGCTCAATCTGCTCTGGGACGCGCTCGCGCAGGAGAACGCGCGCTGGCAGCGGGAGCAGCGCTGGCCCACGGCGGGCCTGGAGCCCGATCCGTTCGAGCTGGCCAACTCCTACAACCCGAGCGAGAGCTGA
- a CDS encoding endonuclease/exonuclease/phosphatase family protein: protein METTVAEDQGTGPGRPSGAPRGPRGTRGAVARLLRLPDGRARRTAAWSAMVPLALVSAVVLCRATDIDGITPMPQLLAFLPWLLVPAALGLLLGTAARWPLGCGWALAAAAATGWFIQPYDGGTPPEPHGPVLARLRVMTANLEFGQARDGLLTALRRERPDLVAVQECDTECAEALETAAVRTAYPYRSIALGDSPAAGSAILSRHPLTREEGVRGTLRMPGAVVRIAGQRLRLQVAHPMPPMPGQLDVWRTELGRLRSYAAGRGEEPTLIAGDFNATQDHAAFRAVLDTGLRDSARATGVSRTPSWPSATAPVLGAQIDHVLASRALRPRTARFLELPHTDHRALLVELDLYGPQG from the coding sequence GTGGAGACGACAGTCGCGGAGGACCAAGGCACCGGCCCCGGCCGCCCGTCCGGCGCCCCGCGCGGCCCCCGGGGCACCCGGGGCGCCGTCGCCCGGCTGCTCCGGCTCCCCGATGGACGGGCCCGGCGGACGGCGGCCTGGTCCGCGATGGTGCCGCTGGCCCTGGTCAGCGCGGTGGTGCTATGCCGGGCCACGGACATCGACGGCATCACCCCCATGCCGCAGCTACTGGCCTTTCTGCCCTGGCTGCTGGTCCCGGCGGCGCTCGGGCTGCTGCTCGGCACGGCCGCCCGCTGGCCACTGGGGTGCGGCTGGGCGCTGGCGGCAGCCGCGGCCACCGGATGGTTCATCCAGCCGTACGACGGCGGCACCCCGCCCGAGCCGCACGGACCGGTCCTCGCCCGGCTGCGGGTGATGACCGCGAACCTCGAATTCGGCCAGGCCAGGGACGGACTGCTGACCGCGCTGCGCCGGGAGCGGCCGGACCTGGTCGCGGTCCAGGAGTGCGACACGGAGTGCGCCGAGGCGCTGGAGACGGCCGCCGTCCGCACGGCCTACCCGTACCGGAGCATCGCCCTCGGCGACAGCCCCGCCGCGGGCTCGGCGATCCTCAGCCGCCACCCGCTGACCCGGGAGGAAGGGGTGCGCGGGACGCTGCGGATGCCGGGGGCGGTCGTCCGGATCGCCGGACAGCGGCTGCGGCTGCAGGTCGCGCATCCCATGCCGCCGATGCCCGGCCAGTTGGACGTCTGGCGCACCGAGCTGGGGCGGCTGCGGTCCTACGCCGCCGGGCGGGGCGAGGAACCCACCCTGATCGCGGGCGACTTCAACGCCACCCAGGACCACGCCGCCTTCCGGGCCGTCCTGGACACCGGGCTGCGGGACAGCGCACGGGCCACCGGAGTCTCCCGCACGCCGAGCTGGCCGAGCGCCACGGCCCCGGTGCTGGGGGCGCAGATCGACCATGTGCTGGCCAGCCGGGCGCTGCGGCCGCGCACGGCCCGCTTCCTGGAGCTGCCGCACACCGACCACCGGGCGCTGCTGGTGGAGCTGGACCTGTACGGGCCACAGGGCTGA
- a CDS encoding alginate lyase family protein, with amino-acid sequence MRTRALYLALAAALAALFAGILSGPATAGQTQRSAEPKAAAAFTHPGVLVSQAQLDFVRSKVNAGAQPWKGAYDAMLSSPYASLSRTPKPRAVVECGPYSDPNLGCTDERQDALAAYSLSLAWYITRDSRYADKAIQIMDAWSATIKDHTNSNAPLQTGWAGSSWPRAAEIIRYTYDGWSDASISRFSTMLRNVYLPKVIGGSNSNGNWELVMMEAATGISVFLDDRAGYDKAVAKFRGRVPAYIYLQSDGSLPKTAPGSGLDTRDKIVKYWQGQTTFVTGLTQETCRDFTHTGYGIASIAHVAETSRIQGQDLYPEVGERLRQALGFQAKYELGEGVPSWLCGGSVKRGLGPITEVGYNALHTRLGIAMANTQKLTEQQRPAGTNSLFLGWETLTHAENPS; translated from the coding sequence ATGCGCACCAGAGCCCTGTATCTCGCCCTCGCGGCAGCGCTGGCCGCGCTGTTCGCGGGCATCCTCAGCGGTCCGGCCACGGCCGGGCAGACCCAGCGGTCCGCCGAACCCAAGGCCGCCGCCGCCTTCACCCACCCCGGCGTCCTGGTCAGCCAGGCCCAGCTCGACTTCGTCCGCTCCAAGGTGAACGCCGGCGCGCAGCCCTGGAAGGGCGCGTACGACGCGATGCTGTCGAGCCCGTACGCCTCGCTGTCGCGCACCCCCAAGCCGCGGGCGGTCGTCGAATGCGGGCCCTACTCCGACCCCAACCTCGGCTGCACCGATGAGCGCCAGGACGCGCTCGCCGCCTACTCGCTCTCGCTGGCCTGGTACATCACCCGGGACAGCCGCTACGCCGACAAGGCGATCCAGATCATGGACGCCTGGTCCGCCACCATCAAGGACCACACCAACAGCAACGCCCCGCTGCAGACCGGCTGGGCCGGATCCTCCTGGCCCCGGGCGGCCGAGATCATCCGCTACACCTACGACGGCTGGTCGGACGCCTCCATCAGCCGCTTCTCCACGATGCTGCGGAACGTCTACCTCCCGAAGGTCATCGGCGGCTCAAACTCCAACGGCAACTGGGAGCTGGTGATGATGGAGGCCGCCACCGGCATCTCCGTCTTCCTCGACGACCGGGCCGGCTACGACAAGGCCGTCGCGAAGTTCCGCGGCCGCGTCCCGGCGTACATCTACCTGCAGTCCGACGGCTCCCTGCCCAAGACCGCGCCCGGCAGCGGCCTGGACACCCGCGACAAGATCGTCAAGTACTGGCAGGGCCAGACGACCTTCGTCACCGGCCTCACCCAGGAGACCTGCCGCGACTTCACCCACACCGGATACGGCATCGCCTCCATCGCGCATGTCGCCGAGACCAGCCGCATCCAGGGCCAGGACCTCTACCCCGAGGTGGGCGAGCGGCTGCGGCAGGCGCTGGGCTTCCAGGCGAAGTACGAACTCGGCGAGGGCGTGCCGTCCTGGCTGTGCGGCGGCAGCGTCAAGCGGGGCCTCGGCCCGATCACCGAGGTCGGCTACAACGCCCTGCACACCCGCCTCGGCATCGCCATGGCCAACACCCAGAAGCTCACCGAGCAGCAGCGCCCGGCGGGCACCAACAGCCTCTTCCTGGGCTGGGAGACCCTGACCCACGCGGAGAACCCCTCCTGA
- a CDS encoding ATP-dependent DNA ligase → MLLADVALTSRQVAATSARSEKIAALARLFRRTEPAEAAVVITYLAGKLPQRRTGVGWSTLRHRQEPAAEPTLAVLDVDEALTRVAAVSGTGATAARKRLVGELLAAATKEEQGFLLGLIGGELRQGALEGLAVEGLAQAVGAPAAEVRRAVMVGGSLGTVAEALLARGPEALAGFRLEVGRPVLPMLAQSAKDLDEAIDRLGPCAVEEKLDGIRVQVHRDGEDVRIYTRTLDEITDRLPEVVTAARELAVDRAILDGEVILLDGEGRPRPFQETSARVGSRLDVAGASAALPLSPVFFDLLVVDDRDLLDLPARERHAELARIAPGPRRVRRLVTDDPADPETRRAAREFAADVLARGHEGVLVKALEAPYGAGRRGASWLKVKPVHTLDLVVLAAEWGHGRRTGKLSNLHLGARAADGTYLMLGKTFKGLTDAMLEWQTQALLGIAVSDDGWVVRVRPELVVEVAFDGLQRSSRYPAGVTLRFARVLRYREDKPADQADTVEAVLALRGE, encoded by the coding sequence ATGCTGCTGGCTGATGTCGCGCTGACCTCCCGCCAGGTCGCGGCCACCTCCGCCCGCTCGGAGAAGATCGCCGCACTGGCCCGGCTGTTCCGGCGTACGGAACCGGCCGAGGCGGCCGTGGTGATCACCTACCTGGCGGGCAAACTGCCCCAGCGCCGGACCGGAGTGGGCTGGTCCACCCTGCGCCACCGGCAGGAACCCGCCGCCGAGCCGACGCTCGCGGTGCTCGATGTGGACGAGGCCCTCACCCGGGTCGCGGCGGTCTCCGGCACCGGCGCGACGGCGGCCCGCAAGCGGCTGGTGGGCGAGCTGCTGGCCGCCGCGACCAAGGAGGAGCAGGGCTTTCTGCTCGGGCTGATCGGCGGGGAGCTGCGGCAGGGGGCCCTGGAAGGGCTGGCCGTCGAGGGGCTCGCCCAGGCCGTGGGCGCACCGGCCGCCGAGGTGCGGCGGGCGGTGATGGTCGGCGGTTCGCTGGGCACCGTCGCCGAGGCGCTGCTGGCGCGCGGCCCGGAGGCGCTGGCCGGCTTCCGGCTCGAAGTGGGGCGGCCGGTGCTGCCGATGCTCGCGCAGAGCGCCAAGGACCTCGACGAGGCCATCGACCGGCTGGGACCGTGCGCGGTCGAGGAGAAGCTGGACGGGATCCGGGTCCAGGTGCACCGGGACGGCGAGGACGTACGGATCTACACCCGCACCCTCGACGAGATCACCGACCGGCTGCCGGAGGTCGTCACGGCGGCACGGGAACTGGCGGTGGACCGGGCGATCCTCGACGGTGAGGTGATCCTGCTGGACGGCGAGGGGCGGCCACGGCCGTTCCAGGAGACCTCCGCCCGGGTCGGCTCCCGGCTCGATGTGGCCGGGGCGTCGGCCGCGCTGCCGCTGTCCCCCGTCTTCTTCGATCTGCTCGTCGTGGACGACCGCGATCTGCTCGACCTGCCGGCCCGCGAGCGCCATGCCGAACTCGCCCGGATCGCCCCCGGGCCCCGGCGGGTGCGGCGGCTGGTGACCGACGACCCGGCGGATCCGGAAACCCGGCGGGCGGCACGGGAGTTCGCCGCCGACGTGCTGGCCCGGGGGCATGAGGGGGTGCTGGTCAAGGCGCTGGAGGCGCCGTACGGCGCGGGCCGGCGCGGGGCGTCCTGGCTGAAGGTCAAACCGGTGCACACGCTGGACCTGGTGGTGCTGGCGGCGGAGTGGGGACACGGCCGCCGCACCGGGAAGCTGTCCAACCTGCACCTGGGCGCGCGAGCGGCGGACGGCACGTATCTGATGCTGGGCAAGACCTTCAAGGGGCTCACCGACGCGATGCTGGAGTGGCAGACGCAGGCGCTGCTGGGGATCGCGGTCAGCGACGACGGCTGGGTGGTGCGGGTGCGGCCGGAGCTGGTGGTGGAGGTGGCCTTCGACGGGCTGCAGCGCTCGTCCCGCTATCCGGCGGGCGTCACACTGCGGTTCGCGCGGGTGCTGCGCTACCGGGAGGACAAGCCGGCGGATCAGGCGGACACGGTCGAGGCGGTGCTGGCGCTGCGCGGCGAGTGA